Part of the Nostoc sp. ATCC 53789 genome, AATCAACTACATTCTTACCGTGCAACAATTCTACCCGTACCAGAGGCAATATCCCGTCCTGTTTGGTCGGTTATGATTCCCACATACAACTGTGCCAGATATCTGCGCGAAACACTAACTAGCGTGTTAGCTCAAGACCCTGGTTCGGAAATCATGCAGATAGAGGTCATTGATGATTGCTCTACTAAAGACGATCCACAAGCAGTGGTTGAAGAATTGGGTCGAGGGCGCGTTGTTTTCTATCGACAGCCAGAGAATGTCGGGTATATAAAAAACTTTGAAACTTGTTTAAAGCGATCGCGAGGTAAGTTAATTCATTTATTACATGGCGATGATTGTGTAAAAAAGGGTTTTTATCGCAAGCTGCAATCAGCTTTTGAAGATAACCCAGAAATAGGTGCTGCTTTCTGCCGTCATTTTTATATGGATGAGAACGGTCATTATCAAGGAAGTTCTGCCTTAGAGCAACTTGAAAGTGGAATTCTGAGCAACTGGTTAGAGCGAATTGCAATTGAACAGCGCATTCAAACGCCTTCAATTGTCGTGAGGCGGAGTGTCTATGAAAAGCTAGGAGGGTTCGATCGCCGATTCTCGTGCTGTGGTGAAGATTGGGAGATGTGGGTACGAATTGCAGCGCAATACCCAGTGTGGTATGAAGTTGAACCTCTAGCTTTATATCGCATCCATTCAAACTCTCTTAGTCGGATATCTACCCGTACAGCAGCAGATACTCAAGAATCACGTATGGCAACTGAGATTATGCAAACTTACTTACCTACATTAGTTGCTAGAAAACTATCTAACAAAGCTAAGGAAAATGTCGCTATTTACTCTGTTCAAGATTTAGTATTGCAGATGTTAACTCTTGGCGATTTTACGGCTGCAACTACTCAAATTCAAGAAGCCTTAAAGTGTAGTTATTCTCGAAAAGTCTTGATAGAACTGAGCCGCACTATTTTCCAAAGTGGAAAATTCTGGATAAAAAAAGTAATCAAGTCCCAAATGAGTTTGAAAACTCATCAGTAGACCTCTTGCATGAATCAGAATATAAGTTGCTAAACAAATAATTTTCTCGTTACTCTCTGCGCCTCTGCGTAAACCTTAAAATTCTTAGTTTCAAATATTCGTGCAAGAGGTCTAGTGAGCGTTAGTAGAGATTTAGACAGTAAAACATCATTATTGAAGTTGCTCACTGAATATATGCTCAAAAACTCATAAAAAACCAAGAGGATAATATTTTTACTATTGTCAAGGTGCTGATACATGCCTAAAGTTACAGTTTTAATGCCAGTTTATAACGGAGAATTCTACCTTAGAGAAGCGATAGATAGTATCCTTAGCCAAACCTTTCAAGACTTTGAGTTCTTAATTATTAACGACGGCTCTACAGATAGCACGCGAGAAATCATCTGTTCGTATGATGATCCACGTATTCGGTTGATAGATAACGACTACAACCTTGGCTTAACGCAAAGCCTAAATAAGGGACTGAAATTAGCTGAAGGAGAATTTATTGCTCGTCAAGATGCAGATGATATTTCAGAGCCTGAAAGGTTAGTTAAGCAAGTTGATTTTTTAGAAACACACCCCAAAGTAGCATTAGTCGGTACATGGTACAAGCAGATAGATACTCAAGGAAATCTC contains:
- a CDS encoding glycosyltransferase, coding for MNQLHSYRATILPVPEAISRPVWSVMIPTYNCARYLRETLTSVLAQDPGSEIMQIEVIDDCSTKDDPQAVVEELGRGRVVFYRQPENVGYIKNFETCLKRSRGKLIHLLHGDDCVKKGFYRKLQSAFEDNPEIGAAFCRHFYMDENGHYQGSSALEQLESGILSNWLERIAIEQRIQTPSIVVRRSVYEKLGGFDRRFSCCGEDWEMWVRIAAQYPVWYEVEPLALYRIHSNSLSRISTRTAADTQESRMATEIMQTYLPTLVARKLSNKAKENVAIYSVQDLVLQMLTLGDFTAATTQIQEALKCSYSRKVLIELSRTIFQSGKFWIKKVIKSQMSLKTHQ